A segment of the Streptomyces diastaticus subsp. diastaticus genome:
CGCCTCCATCTCGACGCCGGTGCGGTCGGTGGTCTTCACGGTGGCGAGGATCTCCACCGCCTCCTCGGTGACGGCGAGGTCGACCTTGACGCCGGAGACGGCCAGCGGGTGGCAGAGCGGGACGAGGTCGGGGGTGCGCTTGGCGCCCATGATGCCCGCGAGACGGGCGGTGGCGAGGGCGTCGCCCTTGGGGACGCCCTCGCCACGCAGGAGTTCCACCACGCGGGGCGAGACGAGGACCCGGCCGCTCGCGCGGGCGGTGCGGGCGGTGACGTCCTTCGCGGAGACGTCGACCATGCGGGCCGCCCCGGCCTCGTCGAGGTGGGTGAGCCGGCCCTGCTCAGGGGGGCGGGGGGTGTCCCCCGGTGTAAACGCTGTCATGTGCTGTGCGACTCCCGGTCCGCGGCCCACCGCGCCCATGTCG
Coding sequences within it:
- the moaC gene encoding cyclic pyranopterin monophosphate synthase MoaC, which encodes MTAFTPGDTPRPPEQGRLTHLDEAGAARMVDVSAKDVTARTARASGRVLVSPRVVELLRGEGVPKGDALATARLAGIMGAKRTPDLVPLCHPLAVSGVKVDLAVTEEAVEILATVKTTDRTGVEMEALTAVTVAALTVVDMVKAVDKGAVITDVRVEEKTGGKSGTWRRTEGTVA